Proteins co-encoded in one Euleptes europaea isolate rEulEur1 chromosome 1, rEulEur1.hap1, whole genome shotgun sequence genomic window:
- the LOC130493184 gene encoding ankyrin repeat and SOCS box protein 8-like, whose product MGFYISSLSRPPYGNRVQMDTRPPVKRYQAAPSYNYRWTELHYEASRGNTEKLRQLLETTGRELVDRKDYYGKTPLYWAAYKGQRRSVELLLEHGANVNTCCKHGGTPLHAAIGLFPDCTLLLIQHGADVNLQDNWGVTPMYLAACSGQTECIRLLVQAGACISYRNKRTGAPPKRLVSQPALISWMESCRRQPSSLKHLSRLSIRTALGHRRLHAIRDFDLPPPLKQYLMFEDLTLPDKL is encoded by the exons ATGGGCTTTTACATCAGTTCCCTCTCCAGGCCTCCCTACGGCAACAGGGTCCAAATGGACACGCGCCCTCCCGTCAAGCGTTACCAGGCAGCGCCCAGCTACAACTACCGGTGGACGGAACTGCACTACGAAGCCAGCCGGGGCAACACGGAGAAgctgaggcaactcctggaaacCACAG GCAGGGAGCTGGTGGACAGGAAGGATTATTATGGCAAGACGCCGCTCTACTGGGCCGCCTACAAAGGGCAGAGGCGTTCCGtggagctgctgctggaacatGGGGCCAACGTCAACACATGCTGTAAACACGGAGGGACCCCCCTCCACGCTGCCATCGGCCTCTTCCCAGACTGCACCCTGCTGCTGATCCAG catgGTGCAGATGTGAACCTGCAGGATAACTGGGGAGTGACCCCCATGTACTTGGCTGCGTGCAGCGGACAGACGGAATGCATCCGGTTGCTGGTACAAGCAGGTGCCTGCATCTCCTACAGGAACAAG AGAACTGGAGCCCCTCCCAAGCGCCTTGTCTCGCAGCCTGCCCTGATCTCCTGGATGGAGTCTTGCCGCCGGCAGCCGAGTTCCCTCAAGCACCTCAGCCGCCTCTCTATCCGGACAGCTCTGGGCCACAGGAGGCTCCATGCCATCCGGGACTTTGACCTTCCTCCGCCGCTGAAGCAGTACCTGATGTTTGAGGACCTGACTTTGCCGGACAAGCTGTAG